A single region of the Deltaproteobacteria bacterium genome encodes:
- a CDS encoding long-chain fatty acid--CoA ligase produces MKSRPWQRHYDWNVPETIRYPSILAHDLLKLPASSFPDKAATNFFGTVLTFWELRSQILRMAHALGEAGVAKGDRVGVHLPNSPQYIISYYAALYLGAVVVNLNPMYTAEELKGLTANTGVSTLITFDMVLPNVRALCQEVDIARVVVTRVTDYIDGFGQSTPAELELEEGWYHFSTMLEASTSTSLPRIDIAVDDPALIQFTGGTTGLPKGAVLTHANLVAAAMQCSLWGAATTGLTPPEKRSVMAVLPYFHVYGTIVVLSWAMFNCATQIIAPRFELDEIMGILEGFDQITFFPAVPTMINAIINHPKATEINLAKRLGLFNSGGGPMPLELIEQAQDMGVNYGEGWGMSETTSLGIANPLMGMSKAGSIGIPFPDTDVRIVDIENGTEDVSRGERGELIIKSPLVMQGYWNNPEETAGQLKDGWLYTGDIAVQDDDDYFAIVDRKKDMIIAGGYNIYPREIDEVLFEHPKVADAVSVGVPDDYRGETVKAFVVVKPGESATEEEIMTFCREKLAAYKAPKIVEFREELPKSAVGKILRKVLRQEELEKSAGK; encoded by the coding sequence ATGAAATCTAGACCATGGCAACGGCACTATGACTGGAATGTTCCGGAGACCATCCGCTACCCGAGTATTTTGGCCCATGACTTGCTCAAACTTCCGGCCAGTTCCTTTCCCGACAAGGCCGCCACCAATTTTTTTGGGACGGTGTTGACCTTTTGGGAACTGCGCTCGCAGATACTGCGCATGGCCCATGCCCTGGGGGAGGCCGGTGTCGCGAAAGGCGATCGTGTCGGCGTCCATCTACCCAACAGCCCCCAGTACATCATTTCCTACTATGCGGCCCTGTACCTGGGAGCCGTCGTGGTGAACCTGAACCCCATGTACACGGCGGAGGAACTCAAAGGCCTCACCGCCAACACCGGTGTGTCGACGCTGATTACCTTTGACATGGTCCTGCCCAATGTCCGGGCATTGTGCCAAGAGGTCGATATCGCACGGGTCGTCGTCACCCGGGTGACGGACTACATCGACGGCTTTGGCCAGAGTACACCGGCGGAACTGGAACTGGAGGAGGGCTGGTACCATTTTTCGACGATGCTGGAGGCATCCACCAGCACCTCGTTGCCCAGAATCGACATAGCGGTTGACGACCCGGCCCTGATCCAGTTTACCGGGGGGACCACCGGCCTGCCCAAGGGCGCCGTACTGACCCACGCCAACCTGGTGGCCGCCGCCATGCAGTGCAGTCTGTGGGGGGCTGCCACCACCGGCCTCACGCCGCCTGAAAAGAGGAGCGTCATGGCGGTTCTGCCGTACTTTCACGTGTACGGAACCATCGTCGTCCTCAGCTGGGCCATGTTCAACTGCGCCACCCAGATCATCGCCCCCCGCTTCGAGCTGGACGAGATCATGGGGATCCTGGAAGGCTTCGACCAGATTACCTTCTTTCCGGCCGTTCCCACCATGATCAACGCCATCATCAACCACCCCAAGGCGACCGAGATCAATTTGGCCAAGAGGCTGGGCCTTTTCAATTCGGGCGGCGGCCCCATGCCCCTGGAGCTCATCGAACAGGCTCAGGACATGGGCGTCAATTACGGGGAGGGCTGGGGCATGAGCGAAACCACGTCGCTGGGAATCGCCAATCCACTGATGGGCATGAGCAAGGCCGGCAGCATCGGCATTCCCTTTCCGGACACGGACGTGAGAATTGTGGATATCGAAAATGGCACCGAGGATGTTTCCAGGGGTGAACGGGGCGAGTTGATCATCAAGAGCCCTCTGGTCATGCAAGGCTATTGGAACAACCCCGAGGAAACCGCAGGGCAGCTCAAGGACGGCTGGCTGTACACCGGGGACATAGCGGTGCAGGATGACGACGACTACTTTGCCATCGTGGACCGCAAGAAGGACATGATCATTGCCGGCGGCTACAACATCTACCCCCGGGAAATCGACGAGGTTCTCTTCGAACACCCCAAGGTGGCCGATGCCGTGTCCGTGGGGGTACCGGATGACTACCGGGGGGAAACGGTCAAGGCCTTCGTGGTGGTTAAACCCGGCGAAAGCGCCACCGAAGAGGAGATTATGACGTTTTGCCGGGAAAAGCTGGCCGCCTACAAGGCGCCCAAAATAGTCGAGTTCCGTGAAGAGCTGCCCAAATCGGCTGTCGGTAAAATTCTGCGCAAGGTGCTGCGACAGGAAGAGCTGGAAAAGTCTGCAGGGAAGTAA
- a CDS encoding acyl-CoA dehydrogenase, whose amino-acid sequence MAQVIADRRDIEFALYEQLDAEALLKHDKFADLNRKVFDMIISEARSFAIKELLPTYAEGDKIGLTFEKGQVKVPECFRRPHELVIENEWTSLTEDPEVGGQGLPNLISLAASEYITGGNYALVNYARMGHGTGKMVELFGTAEQKNLFLKKLYTGVWGGTMLLTESNAGSDVGALTTTAEKNPDGTYSIKGDKIFITNGEHDLAENIIHPVLARIEGAPAGTKGISIFLVPKIWVNPDGSLGEPNDVVCTGIEEKMGIHASATCSISLGSKGGCRGFLLGEENKGMHIMFYMMNEARLGVGFQGFNHATTAYLYAVNYARERLQGRDMDNLADKEAPQVPIIRHPDVRRMLLGMKAHVEGMRSFVYYVGRCFDILETTENEEEKAFYQGLADLLTPLVKAYCAQRGFDVCIEAMQVYGGYGYTREYPVEQLARDCKIASIYEGTDGIQAMDLLGRKLGMQEGKVFMNFMGEVQKAIAAAKEQEATAALAAKVEHALNRLGETAMHLGKMGVSPAFKTAFAHAFPFMEAMGDVIMAWMLLWRASIAADKLGKGAKKKDVNFYEGQIKSAEFFIQTVLPVAGGKMDAVLEGSGAAVEISEAAFGGL is encoded by the coding sequence ATGGCACAGGTAATTGCAGATCGCCGCGATATTGAATTCGCACTTTACGAGCAGCTGGACGCGGAAGCCCTGCTTAAACACGACAAGTTTGCGGATTTGAACCGCAAGGTGTTCGACATGATCATTTCAGAAGCCCGCAGCTTTGCGATCAAGGAACTCCTGCCCACATATGCGGAAGGCGACAAAATCGGCCTGACCTTCGAAAAGGGGCAGGTCAAGGTGCCCGAGTGCTTTCGCCGTCCGCATGAACTGGTCATCGAAAATGAATGGACGTCTCTGACCGAAGACCCTGAAGTGGGGGGGCAGGGGCTGCCCAATCTCATCAGTCTTGCCGCCAGCGAATACATCACCGGCGGCAACTACGCCCTGGTCAACTACGCCCGCATGGGCCATGGGACGGGTAAAATGGTGGAGCTTTTCGGGACGGCGGAGCAGAAAAATCTGTTCCTGAAAAAACTGTACACCGGTGTCTGGGGAGGGACCATGCTGCTCACCGAATCGAACGCGGGATCAGACGTTGGCGCCCTCACAACCACGGCTGAAAAGAACCCTGACGGCACCTATTCCATCAAAGGCGACAAGATTTTCATCACCAACGGTGAGCATGACCTGGCCGAAAACATCATCCACCCCGTTCTGGCCCGCATCGAAGGGGCGCCGGCCGGCACCAAGGGCATCTCCATCTTTCTGGTTCCCAAAATATGGGTGAACCCGGACGGCAGCCTGGGTGAGCCCAATGACGTGGTCTGTACCGGGATCGAGGAAAAGATGGGCATCCACGCCTCCGCTACCTGCAGCATCTCCCTGGGCAGCAAGGGCGGCTGCCGGGGTTTTCTGCTCGGAGAGGAGAACAAGGGCATGCACATCATGTTTTACATGATGAACGAGGCTCGCCTGGGAGTAGGATTCCAGGGTTTCAACCACGCCACGACGGCTTACCTCTACGCGGTGAACTATGCGCGGGAAAGGCTTCAGGGGCGTGATATGGACAACCTTGCCGACAAGGAAGCCCCCCAGGTGCCGATCATCCGTCACCCGGATGTCCGGCGCATGCTGTTGGGGATGAAGGCCCATGTCGAGGGCATGCGCAGCTTCGTCTACTACGTGGGCCGGTGCTTTGACATTTTGGAAACCACTGAAAACGAGGAGGAAAAGGCATTCTACCAGGGCCTGGCCGATCTCTTGACGCCCCTGGTCAAGGCCTATTGTGCCCAGCGCGGCTTCGACGTCTGCATCGAGGCCATGCAGGTTTACGGCGGGTACGGCTACACGCGCGAGTACCCTGTCGAACAACTGGCCCGGGACTGCAAGATTGCCTCTATTTACGAGGGCACGGACGGTATCCAGGCCATGGATCTGCTGGGCCGCAAGCTGGGCATGCAGGAGGGCAAAGTCTTCATGAACTTCATGGGCGAGGTTCAAAAGGCCATTGCGGCTGCAAAGGAGCAGGAAGCGACGGCAGCGCTGGCCGCTAAGGTGGAACACGCCCTGAACCGGCTGGGTGAAACCGCCATGCACCTGGGGAAGATGGGCGTATCGCCGGCGTTCAAAACCGCTTTTGCCCACGCCTTCCCCTTTATGGAGGCCATGGGCGATGTGATCATGGCCTGGATGCTGCTGTGGCGCGCGTCGATCGCAGCCGACAAGCTGGGCAAGGGCGCCAAGAAAAAGGACGTCAATTTTTATGAAGGCCAGATCAAGTCCGCCGAATTTTTCATCCAAACGGTGCTGCCTGTAGCCGGCGGCAAGATGGACGCCGTCCTGGAAGGCTCCGGAGCCGCGGTGGAGATATCGGAAGCAGCCTTCGGCGGGCTGTAA
- a CDS encoding phosphotransferase family protein → MEHIDQAAAVRKGEALDAVKVEAFLRGAVPGLAGEMTVQQFPGGASNLTYLITMGGREMVLRRPPFGTKPKSGHDMKREYTVLKALAPVYPYCPQPLVYTEDPAVMGCPFYVMDRIQGIVLRKEIPSSLGLEPYGVTQLCRNLMQVLYALHDVNYDKIGLGDFGKPEGYVERQVTGWSRRFRAARTPDVPDAETVMSWLQEKMPPDTDSPCIIHNDYKFDNVVLDPENPLNIIGVLDWEMTTLGDPLMDLGGTLAYWVEEGDPEEMQLIRTVPTNAQGALTRRELVACYESLSGRSMRHYDFYYCFGLFKLAGIVQQIYYRFYHGQTQDERFKVLGGVTGILERAAMRIIEKSKL, encoded by the coding sequence ATGGAGCACATCGATCAAGCCGCCGCGGTAAGAAAGGGCGAGGCGCTCGACGCCGTAAAGGTCGAGGCCTTTCTGCGCGGGGCCGTTCCCGGCCTTGCGGGGGAGATGACCGTCCAGCAGTTTCCCGGCGGGGCGTCGAATCTGACCTATCTTATCACCATGGGCGGCCGGGAAATGGTGCTGCGCCGCCCCCCGTTCGGCACCAAACCCAAATCGGGCCATGACATGAAGCGGGAGTACACGGTGCTAAAAGCCCTTGCACCGGTATATCCATACTGCCCTCAGCCCTTGGTTTACACCGAGGATCCTGCTGTGATGGGGTGTCCCTTCTATGTCATGGATCGGATTCAGGGAATTGTTCTGAGAAAGGAGATCCCGTCCTCGCTGGGCCTGGAGCCTTATGGTGTAACGCAGCTTTGTCGGAACCTCATGCAGGTGCTTTATGCGCTGCACGACGTGAATTACGACAAGATCGGGCTGGGGGATTTCGGTAAACCCGAGGGGTATGTGGAGCGCCAGGTCACCGGGTGGAGCCGGCGCTTCCGGGCCGCCCGCACGCCCGACGTGCCCGACGCCGAGACGGTGATGTCCTGGCTTCAGGAGAAAATGCCGCCGGATACCGATTCGCCGTGCATTATCCACAACGACTACAAATTTGACAACGTGGTGCTCGATCCGGAAAATCCTTTGAATATCATCGGCGTTCTGGATTGGGAAATGACCACCCTGGGCGATCCCCTGATGGACCTGGGCGGTACCCTGGCCTACTGGGTGGAGGAAGGCGATCCTGAAGAGATGCAACTTATCCGGACGGTTCCCACCAATGCGCAGGGTGCCCTGACGCGCCGCGAACTGGTGGCCTGCTACGAAAGCCTTTCCGGCCGATCCATGCGGCACTATGATTTTTACTACTGCTTCGGTCTGTTCAAACTGGCGGGCATCGTCCAGCAGATTTACTATCGTTTCTACCATGGCCAGACGCAGGACGAACGTTTCAAGGTGCTTGGCGGCGTCACCGGTATTCTGGAGCGGGCCGCCATGCGCATTATCGAAAAGTCGAAACTATAA
- a CDS encoding acyl-CoA dehydrogenase family protein produces the protein MDFTISEKMQTILGMMKEFVEKELIPLEPEFLTKDASSMIPVIREKQAMVKKMELWAPNHPKEYGGMGLNLVEHGLVSEVLGGTPLGFLAFGCQAPDAGNIEILYKYGSEEQKKRWLKPLVDGQIRSCFSMTEVDLPGSNPVMMDTTAIKDGDDYVINGHKWYTSSADGAAFAIVMAVTNPDEAPYLRTSMIIVPTDTPGFNLVRNIPVMGHAGDDYFSHGEILYQSCRVPQENLLGPEGQAFIIAQDRLGPGRIHHCMRWIGICNRVFDLMCHRAMTRIIAPGKTLASKQIIQSWIAECAAEIRAARLMVLHTAWTIENVGVKEARQDISLIKFVVANTMQKVIDRALQVHGGLGMTDDTIISFFYRHERASRIYDGADEVHKVSVARRILKEYEGKVVK, from the coding sequence ATGGATTTCACTATTTCCGAGAAAATGCAGACCATTTTAGGGATGATGAAAGAATTTGTCGAAAAGGAACTCATTCCCCTCGAGCCCGAGTTTCTTACCAAAGACGCCAGCAGTATGATACCGGTTATCAGGGAGAAGCAGGCCATGGTTAAAAAGATGGAGCTGTGGGCACCCAACCATCCCAAGGAGTACGGGGGCATGGGGCTCAACCTTGTCGAACACGGCCTGGTTTCGGAGGTTCTGGGCGGGACTCCCCTGGGATTTCTGGCGTTCGGCTGCCAGGCGCCGGACGCGGGCAATATCGAGATCCTTTACAAATACGGTTCGGAGGAGCAGAAAAAGCGGTGGCTCAAGCCGCTGGTGGATGGACAGATTCGTTCCTGTTTTTCCATGACCGAGGTGGACCTTCCCGGTTCGAACCCGGTTATGATGGATACCACCGCCATCAAAGACGGGGACGATTATGTCATCAACGGCCACAAGTGGTACACATCTTCCGCCGACGGAGCGGCATTTGCTATCGTCATGGCGGTGACCAATCCCGATGAGGCCCCCTATTTGCGTACGAGCATGATCATCGTCCCCACGGACACACCGGGCTTCAATTTGGTGCGCAACATTCCGGTGATGGGCCATGCCGGGGATGACTATTTCAGTCATGGCGAAATTCTCTATCAGTCGTGCCGTGTGCCGCAGGAAAACCTGCTAGGCCCCGAAGGGCAGGCCTTCATCATTGCCCAGGACCGGCTCGGCCCGGGCAGGATTCATCACTGCATGCGTTGGATCGGCATCTGCAACAGGGTCTTCGATTTGATGTGCCACAGGGCGATGACACGGATCATCGCCCCCGGGAAAACCCTGGCGAGCAAGCAGATCATCCAGTCATGGATTGCCGAATGTGCGGCCGAAATCAGGGCGGCCCGCCTGATGGTGCTGCACACCGCGTGGACCATTGAAAACGTGGGCGTCAAGGAAGCTCGCCAGGATATTTCCCTGATCAAGTTCGTGGTGGCCAACACCATGCAGAAGGTGATTGACAGGGCCCTTCAGGTGCACGGCGGGCTGGGCATGACGGACGACACGATCATCTCCTTCTTTTACCGCCACGAACGCGCATCCCGAATCTACGACGGCGCCGATGAGGTCCACAAGGTATCGGTGGCCCGCAGGATATTGAAGGAATACGAAGGCAAGGTGGTCAAGTAA
- a CDS encoding 4-hydroxyphenylacetate 3-hydroxylase family protein, with amino-acid sequence MAMMTAEQYEDSLRKLNLVVYMFGERIENVVDHPIIRPSMQAVAKTYALAHRPEHEDLMTAISHLSGKRINRFTHIHQSLLDLVKKSKMGRLLGRETGCCFQRCVGMDALNALSIVTFDIDRKHGTEYNQRFLKYLEYVQDNDFTCDGAMTDPKGDRSLPPHKQADPDLYLHIVEERPDGIVVKGAKAHQTGALNSHEVIVMPTIALREADRDYAVSFALPSDAEGITYIMGRQSCDTRKLEEGLIDRGNPFFGGHEALVVFENVFVPWERVFMCREYAFAGQLVEVFAGYHRQSYACKVGVGDVLIGAAQTAAEFNRADHASHIKDKIVEMNHLNETLYCGCIACASEGHREPSGTFSVNTLLANIHKHNVTRFPYEISRLAQDIAGGLMVTLPSEKDFNSPEVGPWLEKYYKAHPDVPTEHRARILRLIENLTLGTAAVGYLTESMHGAGSPQAQRIMISRKVNMEAKKKAAKKLCGIDFHDNPHATDGDI; translated from the coding sequence ATGGCCATGATGACTGCGGAACAATATGAAGACAGCCTGCGGAAATTGAACCTGGTGGTCTACATGTTCGGCGAACGCATTGAGAACGTGGTGGATCATCCCATCATCCGGCCGTCCATGCAGGCGGTTGCCAAGACGTACGCACTGGCCCACAGGCCCGAACACGAAGACCTCATGACCGCGATTTCCCACCTCAGCGGTAAACGGATCAACCGCTTCACCCACATACACCAGAGCCTTCTGGACCTCGTGAAGAAAAGCAAAATGGGCCGCCTTCTGGGAAGGGAGACGGGTTGTTGTTTTCAGAGATGTGTCGGCATGGATGCCCTGAACGCCCTCTCGATCGTGACGTTCGACATCGACCGGAAACACGGTACGGAATACAATCAACGGTTTTTGAAATACCTGGAATATGTACAGGACAATGATTTCACCTGTGACGGCGCCATGACGGACCCCAAAGGAGACAGGAGTCTTCCACCGCACAAACAGGCAGACCCCGACCTGTACCTGCATATCGTGGAGGAGCGGCCAGACGGTATCGTGGTCAAAGGCGCCAAGGCGCACCAGACAGGTGCTCTAAACTCTCACGAGGTCATCGTGATGCCCACCATTGCGCTGAGAGAGGCGGACAGGGACTACGCTGTTTCGTTTGCCCTTCCCAGCGACGCCGAGGGGATCACTTACATCATGGGGCGCCAATCCTGTGACACCCGCAAGCTGGAGGAGGGCCTCATCGATCGGGGCAACCCCTTTTTTGGCGGGCACGAGGCATTGGTGGTATTTGAAAATGTGTTTGTTCCCTGGGAGCGGGTGTTCATGTGCCGGGAATATGCGTTTGCCGGTCAGCTGGTGGAAGTGTTTGCCGGCTACCACCGTCAGAGCTATGCCTGCAAGGTTGGTGTGGGGGATGTGCTCATCGGGGCCGCCCAGACCGCCGCGGAGTTCAACCGGGCGGACCATGCCTCCCACATCAAGGACAAAATCGTCGAAATGAACCACCTGAACGAAACGCTCTACTGTGGCTGCATCGCCTGTGCCTCCGAAGGTCACCGCGAACCCAGCGGCACCTTTTCGGTGAACACGCTGTTGGCCAACATCCACAAGCACAACGTCACGCGTTTTCCCTATGAAATTTCCAGGCTGGCACAGGATATCGCCGGCGGTCTGATGGTAACGCTGCCGAGCGAAAAGGATTTCAATTCGCCGGAAGTCGGGCCGTGGCTCGAGAAATACTACAAGGCCCATCCTGACGTTCCCACCGAACACCGCGCGCGCATCCTGCGGCTGATCGAAAACCTGACGCTGGGAACGGCGGCGGTAGGCTACCTGACGGAATCGATGCACGGGGCCGGCTCGCCTCAGGCCCAGCGCATCATGATTTCAAGGAAGGTGAACATGGAGGCCAAGAAAAAGGCGGCCAAAAAACTCTGCGGCATCGATTTTCACGACAACCCTCACGCAACGGATGGAGACATATAG
- a CDS encoding thioredoxin family protein, whose product MNTTIASIYPVNIISNSNFEAAVLSTEKPVLLMCAPGGRDCTQQTGVLKAISRLYPDSVEVCRLEEGFINGFKQMYTIKGTPIFLLLHRGREIGRLLGMADEDRLRDFLEEHLPPVSANPG is encoded by the coding sequence ATGAACACGACGATCGCATCCATTTATCCGGTAAACATTATCAGCAACAGCAATTTCGAAGCGGCGGTTCTCTCAACAGAAAAGCCGGTATTGCTGATGTGTGCGCCCGGAGGGAGGGACTGCACACAACAGACCGGGGTTCTAAAAGCGATTTCCCGGTTATATCCGGATTCCGTGGAAGTGTGCCGGTTGGAGGAAGGCTTCATTAACGGTTTCAAGCAGATGTACACCATAAAGGGGACGCCCATATTCCTGCTGCTGCACCGGGGACGGGAAATTGGACGCCTGCTGGGTATGGCGGACGAGGATCGTCTGCGGGATTTTCTGGAAGAGCATCTTCCGCCGGTGTCAGCCAATCCAGGTTAA
- a CDS encoding antibiotic biosynthesis monooxygenase gives MMIVVAKLKAKKGSENEMEKVLRDVVQKVAAEEGTLAYTLHRSQSDPCTFMFYEKYTDAGALKTHSATPYFKAMFAALKDLIESPAEIEMYEELAALNR, from the coding sequence ATGATGATCGTTGTCGCTAAATTGAAAGCCAAAAAGGGTTCTGAAAACGAAATGGAAAAAGTGCTTCGTGACGTCGTCCAAAAGGTGGCGGCCGAGGAAGGCACACTGGCCTATACCCTGCATCGCTCCCAGTCGGACCCGTGCACCTTCATGTTCTATGAAAAATACACGGATGCAGGGGCGTTGAAAACCCACAGTGCAACCCCGTATTTCAAAGCCATGTTCGCCGCCCTGAAAGATCTGATTGAAAGCCCGGCCGAAATCGAAATGTACGAAGAGCTGGCCGCCTTGAACCGTTAA
- a CDS encoding BamA/TamA family outer membrane protein: MLSIQPWGLFKHAAGSMQQGATVWVLLLALFCLQASPVCGADQEPAATRDGSGAPAENQTKKTYSPFAGMERNGLIPKKQLPGDIKNPGRWRYVPEGRIKPGNVLERLLVSSFIAPMVFYSQDVGLGGGVALTDIDFRQQRRREFAGIFLSHTTEGQQHYSMVWQRWLNHREIEGGGVAFEERSWVRARAGYAQTLTVRFFGLGPDTSADDETSYTNEVTYSGVLLQQSFPEPGDNPVYRLGLNAERHNLSKGYVGGAPSTDEAYPGLFSDGDHYDMVSLNAMLRYDSRDSQHAPYRGGLLELSLDGIPFQSNESPAAVSRLEGNWVFKTPGVFHDNGNGNEENPPTDVIAIGGFVNAVHGNLPFWALPSLGGRDTLRGYIQNRFTDKSAWHATGEYRFWVLPRGFNVTRTIRVERVGLALFYDIGTVGGSIEDAFASTIHDSYGVSFRLSLERTALFRADLGFSDEGMNFTFAYGLPF; encoded by the coding sequence ATGTTGTCGATACAACCATGGGGTTTGTTCAAGCACGCTGCCGGCTCGATGCAACAGGGGGCGACAGTGTGGGTCTTGCTGCTGGCCCTTTTCTGTTTGCAGGCGAGTCCCGTCTGCGGAGCGGACCAAGAGCCGGCCGCAACCCGCGACGGCTCGGGAGCACCGGCCGAAAACCAAACGAAAAAAACCTACAGCCCCTTCGCCGGCATGGAAAGAAACGGCCTGATTCCCAAAAAGCAATTGCCCGGCGACATCAAGAACCCGGGCCGCTGGCGCTACGTTCCGGAAGGACGGATAAAGCCGGGGAATGTCCTGGAACGGCTTTTGGTCAGCAGCTTCATAGCGCCCATGGTCTTCTACTCTCAGGATGTCGGCCTCGGCGGAGGCGTCGCCCTGACGGATATCGATTTCCGGCAGCAGCGCCGGCGCGAGTTTGCCGGCATCTTCCTGTCCCACACCACCGAAGGTCAGCAGCACTATTCCATGGTGTGGCAGCGCTGGCTCAATCACCGCGAAATCGAGGGCGGTGGGGTTGCCTTCGAAGAAAGAAGCTGGGTCCGGGCAAGGGCCGGATACGCCCAGACCCTCACTGTCAGGTTTTTCGGCCTGGGACCGGACACGTCCGCCGACGACGAGACCAGCTACACAAACGAGGTGACTTACAGCGGCGTCCTGCTGCAGCAGTCATTCCCCGAACCAGGCGACAATCCCGTTTATCGCCTCGGCTTGAATGCCGAACGCCACAACCTTTCCAAGGGCTATGTCGGAGGCGCACCCTCCACGGATGAAGCGTATCCCGGCCTCTTCAGCGATGGCGACCATTACGACATGGTCAGCTTGAACGCCATGTTGCGGTATGATTCCCGGGACAGCCAACATGCACCCTACAGGGGCGGACTCCTCGAGCTCAGCCTGGACGGCATTCCGTTCCAGAGCAATGAAAGCCCCGCCGCCGTCTCTCGGTTGGAGGGCAACTGGGTTTTCAAAACCCCCGGCGTGTTCCATGACAACGGAAACGGCAACGAAGAAAACCCGCCCACCGATGTTATCGCCATCGGAGGATTCGTGAATGCCGTCCATGGAAACCTGCCCTTTTGGGCCCTGCCGAGTTTAGGGGGACGGGACACGCTGAGGGGATACATCCAAAACCGCTTCACGGACAAATCCGCCTGGCATGCCACCGGCGAATACCGCTTCTGGGTGCTGCCGCGCGGATTCAACGTAACCAGGACGATCCGGGTCGAACGGGTGGGCCTTGCATTGTTTTACGACATCGGCACGGTGGGCGGCAGCATAGAAGACGCCTTTGCCAGCACCATCCACGACAGCTACGGTGTCAGTTTCCGACTCTCTTTGGAACGAACGGCTCTCTTCCGCGCCGACCTGGGCTTTTCGGACGAAGGTATGAACTTCACCTTTGCCTACGGCCTGCCATTCTAG
- a CDS encoding (Fe-S)-binding protein, with product MTAKTYIDAFDPEGKSLSTCETCGLCLQRCPVMKMEKEASRAEMGRLLKGHETERVLNACTFCFNCNQYCPHGLKPYALIMERAAEKNQVKEKGLPPYVDYLLTGKGKASLFGDVYLTETAKEKAVLDTWEHLPSKSREVLFIGCVGREIPYGIEHSKVFADVPKYAPRNACCGELAYRYGDYQAFAETVERTRAMLERLDTERLVCYCGSCANYLGNIWPNYHGVKLPFEIVSVWEWLWEKYTNGSIEVARPIDRRVALTDACYGSELGEGFMDAVRGLHRAVGMTVVELENNRGDNLTCGTVSILRNNYDLGEGAKETKKKIAQVLNTGVNDLTCYCPGCFMQLRGASRGVNIKTHYALEEILWAFGDDYPVALEERAAKQTEFFIDKVKASFAG from the coding sequence ATGACTGCCAAGACCTACATCGATGCCTTCGACCCCGAAGGAAAGAGTCTGAGTACCTGTGAAACGTGCGGCCTTTGTTTACAGAGATGTCCGGTTATGAAAATGGAAAAAGAGGCGTCCCGGGCGGAAATGGGTCGGCTGTTGAAGGGCCATGAAACAGAACGGGTGTTGAATGCGTGCACGTTTTGCTTCAACTGCAATCAATACTGCCCCCACGGCCTTAAGCCGTACGCCCTCATCATGGAGCGCGCGGCCGAGAAAAACCAGGTGAAGGAAAAGGGCCTCCCTCCCTATGTGGACTACCTTTTGACAGGCAAGGGGAAAGCCTCCCTGTTCGGGGATGTCTATCTTACCGAGACAGCAAAGGAGAAGGCCGTTTTGGATACATGGGAACATCTTCCCTCAAAAAGCCGTGAGGTGCTGTTCATCGGTTGCGTCGGGCGGGAGATTCCTTACGGTATCGAACACTCGAAGGTGTTTGCGGACGTTCCCAAATACGCTCCGCGCAATGCGTGCTGCGGAGAACTGGCGTACCGGTACGGCGACTATCAGGCCTTTGCCGAGACCGTCGAACGAACACGGGCAATGCTCGAACGCCTCGATACGGAGCGTTTGGTGTGCTACTGCGGATCCTGCGCCAATTATCTGGGGAATATCTGGCCGAATTATCACGGTGTCAAACTGCCTTTTGAAATCGTATCGGTGTGGGAGTGGCTTTGGGAAAAGTATACGAACGGCAGCATCGAGGTTGCGCGTCCCATCGATCGGAGGGTGGCCTTGACCGACGCTTGCTACGGAAGCGAGCTGGGAGAAGGGTTCATGGATGCGGTGAGAGGTCTGCACAGGGCCGTTGGCATGACGGTGGTAGAACTCGAGAACAATCGGGGCGACAATCTGACCTGTGGTACGGTTTCCATCCTTAGAAACAATTACGATTTGGGTGAGGGGGCCAAGGAGACCAAGAAAAAAATAGCGCAGGTGCTGAATACAGGCGTCAACGACCTCACCTGTTACTGCCCCGGGTGTTTTATGCAGCTTCGCGGTGCTTCACGGGGGGTCAACATCAAGACGCATTATGCCCTGGAGGAGATCCTCTGGGCTTTTGGCGACGATTATCCGGTTGCGCTGGAAGAAAGAGCGGCCAAGCAGACCGAGTTTTTTATCGACAAGGTGAAAGCTTCGTTCGCCGGATGA